A region from the Salminus brasiliensis chromosome 22, fSalBra1.hap2, whole genome shotgun sequence genome encodes:
- the zbtb4 gene encoding uncharacterized protein zbtb4, which yields MVSEMDGWNLLHTCTASLELNEHCLAGPTPICEKTQFYIHLRIITTLNIHFHELRSSPPVFSPFLHARQSSAPVVDTVLAVTSFCSVVLTLLNGIVTSCFFKNLFEVSHNFKVCLRELKERNQMKHRNKQMRGDRMGEGTDEVDGGKTTRISLSFPISAGLPSFSPKKHCPRIHSPSSSVTYDRDDSDGTAWKEDTVRDKHLSKASKSECMPCSSTSTLPIDLTAPVNKNCKPTLSFSVAGSGPHFPTSALHTSAKMDYSRETSGSGLPNDYPEHSTTETAHILFNLSARAFQGQLTKDVESSKGKKRKGNSLHVELSLPLPSINPPSSSSSPPPLSPSSVSPLTLPPSSFHDSYRAVPKPELLCGVCHRLFSTASSLTVHMRLHRGGRVLSCRHCGKAFIHNKRLQSHEATCRQALPAFPIQPKQEPLEEGEVEKKGEAAEPEQNGQETGPGRPIKKGRGLHGHHAGALPHSDGLRDEDHFVKVVDGHIIYFCSVCERSYMTLSSLKRHSNVHSWRRKYPCHYCDKVFALAEYRTKHEVWHTGERRYQCIFCWEAFPTYYNLKTHQKAFHGISPGLISSEKTANGGYKQKVNALKLYRLLPMRSQKRPYKTYSHALADGLLKSDSSVNLPLPLDCSLPPTLDTSKLESFLKDLHPEDIKPDPERILIKMDTEKCKKLPTSHADTPPEGSEQEGSNERLSGNTSGKSKGSEAAVSSVITFGHSKPSVIMHSTGLPSSVIVQRNKIPSGEGKSTSESNQASAMTSQKQIKKHSQKEHTHVHSRWATDTSNSDLKVSKIQPQTETLHKGRKAHTKSELNKALPISVDSEVKGSGPLCQITVRIGEEAIVKRSISETDLMRDKSPSLSKAKKSNLPHEEQREQRHTHHHRRKHHGHRRSSQEGREGEPKWKNPRMPGKVRKYFFRQEVREDRNDQDGEDNLWRPYYSYKPKRKTLHMQKAKSWQRKMHYKRSLRLMRRAERLMNHVNKEVDGGQEEEKDETKEEEKETIQHNEIKDNTQLLSVPSTPEQKGEEKGDAGTSDPPTSAALSQSTLKTQYTVSSNIKQRWSADQASECGSCGRWFSSSRKRDKHELTHLFEFVCLLCRAPFPSQTKLEEHQKTNHPKIKPLSTSAPCNTQSSSKENASDLGEASDVLNRRFLEKGSPVRLGRRPLTRYTCSQCDKVCKTAAALNCHLKRHELGGSTENMQQMQDVQNQNSVTPEIDKDQSKDLDISEEHARPIPVINYPKTDPEQTDNQVGEGNAEHQEVDASEIETFDKIHSPQLCTLTSTASPILERSKVISPSLPSVLVMNGAECLDFRTPEKRSLDTHDQRRSLTPTDKVCQMQTAPKGRAAADPPLSMALQSVRCSVLEQQVETDPQRHEDIHASNYLNNSQEAQDLRVFAISRTACSSQAEDLSMQTILARERAFVQQTAHQYITNKRRSTDEEVTLIVPKEEPLSPVPSPTCSVIQTTQKGPSQKHSQSPCHSPSPLNLQLRPQLEPNQSHPGMQRAEKQRPVLATSSGRGSEPPSSRAMLHPQVPHSEQETKDSNYPMVRDPHREPDYPVQEFALPLILPGGYCTGKKQEEQILMSYPPGPLSFGALGKMVPHTDSSKLPFYPDPYLLYGPQLLPYPYSLAALPMALNMMASGDKVETLPFLPLFNYAAAGAPFTGTVPHPLVVNPNLYNNSSSSSTKRDSGNP from the coding sequence ATGGTGTCCGAAATGGACGGCTGGAACCTCCTCCACACTTGTACTGCATCCTTGGAGCTAAATGAACATTGCCTGGCTGGTCCCACTCCAATCTGTGAGAAGACACAGTTCTACATCCATCTAAGAATCATCACCACCCTCAACATCCACTTCCATGAGTTGAGGTCTTCTCCACCtgtcttttctccttttctgcATGCCCGCCAATCTTCCGCTCCAGTGGTGGACACAGTTCTAGCAGTTACCTCATTCTGCTCAGTGGTTCTGACACTGCTGAACGGCATTGTGACCTCTTgcttttttaagaatctgtttgAGGTGAGCCACAATTTCAAAGTGTGCCTCAGAGAACTCAAGGAAAGGAATCAAATGAAACACAGGAATAAACAGATGAGGGGAGACAGAATGGGAGAGGGGACAGATGAAGTGGACGGTGGCAAAACCACACGAATATCTCTGAGTTTCCCCATCAGCGCAGGACTGCCTAGCTTTTCCCCAAAAAAGCACTGTCCCCGTATTCACTCCCCCTCCTCTTCTGTGACATACGACAGAGATGATTCTGATGGCACTGCATGGAAGGAAGACACTGTCAGAGACAAACACTTGTCCAAAGCATCAAAATCAGAATGCATGCCttgctcctccacctccactctTCCCATTGATTTGACTGCACCTGTCAACAAGAACTGCAAACCCACTTTGTCCTTTTCTGTGGCTGGTAGTGGTCCCCACTTTCCAACATCTGCTTTACACACATCTGCTAAAATGGACTACTCAAGAGAGACATCTGGATCTGGTCTGCCAAATGACTATCCAGAACACTCAACAACAGAGACAGCACATATCTTATTCAACCTGAGTGCGAGAGCCTTCCAAGGTCAGCTGACAAAGGACGTGGAAAGTTCAAAAGGAAAAAAGCGGAAGGGAAACAGCCTACATGTTGAACTGAGCCTGCCTCTTCCCAGTATTAACccaccatcatcttcatcaagccctcctcctctttctccatcCTCTGTCTCTCCCTTGACTCTCCCCCCTTCATCTTTTCATGACTCTTATCGGGCAGTGCCAAAGCCAGAGCTGCTGTGTGGGGTGTGCCACCGTCTGTTCAGCACTGCCTCGTCCCTCACCGTCCACATGCGCCTCCATCGGGGGGGACGGGTACTCAGCTGCCGCCACTGTGGTAAAGCCTTCATCCATAATAAAAGACTCCAGTCCCACGAGGCCACCTGTCGGCAAGCACTGCCAGCTTTCCCCATCCAACCCAAACAGGAACCTTTGGAGGAGGGGGAGGTGGAGAAAAAAGGCGAGGCTGCAGAGCCAGAGCAGAATGGGCAAGAGACAGGACCTGGCCGACCCATAAAGAAGGGACGAGGCCTCCATGGACACCACGCTGGGGCGCTGCCTCACAGCGATGGCCTTAGGGATGAGGATCACTTTGTGAAGGTTGTTGATGGACATATCATTTACTTCTGCTCAGTGTGTGAACGCTCCTACATGACCCTGTCAAGCCTCAAAAGGCACTCTAACGTGCACTCATGGCGTCGGAAGTACCCCTGCCATTATTGTGACAAGGTTTTTGCTCTTGCAGAATACCGCACCAAACATGAGGTGTGGCACACTGGTGAAAGGCGATACCAGTGTATATTTTGCTGGGAGGCCTTCCCTACCTACTACAACCTCAAAACACACCAGAAGGCCTTCCATGGAATTAGCCCTGGCCTTATCTCAAGTGAGAAGACGGCTAACGGGGGCTACAAGCAGAAAGTTAATGCCCTTAAACTCTACCGGCTACTGCCAATGCGCTCTCAGAAACGGCCGTACAAAACATACAGCCACGCATTGGCTGATGGACTACTCAAGTCTGACTCATCAGTTAATCTGCCTTTGCCTCTAGACTGCAGCCTCCCTCCAACTCTGGACACCAGTAAATTGGAGTCCTTCCTTAAGGATCTTCATCCTGAAGATATTAAGCCTGACCCTGAAAGAATACTTATCAAGATGGACACTGAGAAGTGCAAAAAGCTGCCTACATCCCACGCAGACACGCCTCCAGAGGGCAGTGAGCAGGAAGGGTCCAATGAGCGTCTGTCTGGCAATACCAGCGGCAAATCTAAAGGCTCAGAGGCAGCTGTTTCTTCTGTCATTACATTTGGACACAGCAAACCCTCAGTCATCATGCATAGCACAGGACTTCCATCCTCTGTTATTGTTCAAAGAAATAAGATTCCCTCGGGGGAGGGAAAGAGCACCTCTGAGAGCAATCAGGCATCAGCTATGACTTCACAAAAGCAAATTAAAAAACATAGTCAGAAAGagcacacacatgttcacagCAGGTGGGCTACAGATACCTCAAACTCAGACCTGAAAGTCTCAAAAATCCAAccacagacagagacactgCACAAGGGACGTAAAGCTCACACCAAGAGTGAATTAAACAAGGCATTGCCCATATCAGTGGATTCAGAGGTCAAAGGGAGTGGGCCTCTGTGCCAGATCACTGTGCGTATAGGGGAGGAGGCTATTGTCAAAAGAAGTATCTCTGAGACAGACCTCATGAGAGACAAAAGTCCATCCCTCAGTAAAGCCAAAAAGAGCAACCTTCCGCAtgaagagcagagagagcaACGGCACACCCATCACCACCGCCGCAAGCATCATGGGCACCGTAGATCAAGCCaggaaggaagggagggggAGCCCAAATGGAAAAACCCCAGGATGCCAGGGAAGGTGAGGAAGTACTTCTTCCGACAGGAAGTCAGAGAGGACAGGAATGACCAGGATGGAGAAGACAACCTGTGGAGACCATACTATTCTTATAAACCCAAGAGAAAGACCCTGCATATGCAGAAGGCCAAGAGCTGGCAACGCAAAATGCACTACAAACGATCGCTGAGGTTGATGAGGAGAGCCGAGAGGCTTATGAATCATGTAAacaaagaggttgatggaggacaagaagaagaaaaagatgaaacaaaggaggaggagaaagaaacTATTCAACATAATGAGATCAAAGACAACACACAATTACTTTCTGTACCCTCTACACCTGAGCAGAAGGGGGAAGAGAAAGGGGATGCTGGAACATCTGATCCCCCAACCTCTGCAGCTTTATCACAGTCTACGCTGAAAACTCAATACACAGTTTCCTCTAACATCAAACAACGCTGGTCAGCGGACCAGGCCTCTGAATGTGGGTCTTGTGGACGCTGGTTCTCCAGCTCTAGGAAACGAGACAAACATGAGCTAACACATCTGTTTGAGTTTGTGTGCCTGCTTTGCAGAGCTCCTTTCCCCTCTCAGACAAAGTTAGAGGAGCACCAGAAAACCAATCACCCAAAAATCAAACCTCTGTCTACCTCTGCTCCATGTAATACACAGTCATCAAGCAAAGAAAATGCATCGGACTTAGGGGAGGCAAGCGATGTACTGAACCGGAGGTTCTTGGAAAAAGGTAGTCCAGTTCGCTTGGGAAGAAGGCCTTTGACCAGATATACCTGCTCACAGTGTGATAAAGTATGTAAGACGGCTGCTGCACTGAACTGCCACTTAAAGCGGCATGAGCTAGGGGGTTCTACAGAGAATATGCAGCAAATGCAGGATGTGCAAAATCAAAATTCTGTGACACCAGAGATAGACAAAGATCAAAGCAAAGATCTGGACATTTCAGAAGAACATGCACGGCCCATCCCTGTTATAAACTATCCCAAAACAGATCCTGAACAAACTGATAATCAGGTGGGTGAAGGTAATGCAGAGCATCAAGAAGTAGATGCTAGTGAAATAGAAACTTTTGACAAAATCCACAGTCCACAGTTGTGTACTCTAACATCCACAGCCAGTCCCATACTGGAAAGGTCAAAGGTCATATCCCCTAGTCTCCCCAGTGTGTTGGTAATGAATGGAGCAGAATGTCTAGACTTCCGAACCCCTGAGAAACGGAGTCTGGACACCCATGACCAGAGAAGAAGCCTCACACCTACTGATAAAGTCTGTCAAATGCAAACTGCACCAAAGGGTAGAGCAGCGGCAGATCCACCATTATCCATGGCATTACAATCAGTCAGGTGTAGTGTTCTGGAACAACAGGTAGAAACAGACCCACAGAGACATGAGGATATTCATGCcagtaattatttaaataattcacAAGAAGCTCAAGATCTTAGGGTCTTTGCTATATCCAGAACTGCCTGCAGCAGCCAAGCAGAGGACTTATCCATGCAGACAATACTGGCAAGGGAGAGGGCGTTTGTCCAGCAAACTGCACACCAATACATCACCAACAAGAGGCGATCCACAGATGAAGAGGTGACGCTCATCGTGCCCAAAGAAGAGCCACTGAGTCCTGTGCCCTCTCCCACATGCTCTGTCATTCAAACCACTCAAAAAGGACCCTCTCAAAAGCACTCACAGTCCCCTTGTCACTCTCCAAGCCCCTTAAACCTGCAGTTGCGGCCACAATTGGAGCCAAACCAATCGCACCCAGGCATGCAGCGTGCTGAGAAACAAAGACCTGTACTTGCAACAAGTTCAGGACGGGGTAGTGAGCCCCCCTCTTCTCGTGCCATGCTGCACCCCCAAGTACCCCATTCAGAGCAAGAGACAAAAGACAGCAACTATCCAATGGTGAGAGATCCCCATAGGGAACCCGACTATCCTGTTCAGGAGTTTGCACTTCCCTTGATCTTACCAGGTGGATACTGCACTGGTAAGAAACAGGAGGAACAGATCTTGATGTCGTACCCTCCTGGACCCTTGTCATTTGGGGCACTGGGGAAGATGGTTCCCCATACTGACTCAAGCAAACTACCCTTTTACCCGGATCCCTACCTACTCTATGGCCCACAGCTACTACCATACCCATACAGCCTCGCAGCTCTGCCTATGGCTCTCAATATGATGGCATCAGGGGACAAAGTAGAGACCTTGCCCTTCTTGCCTCTTTTCAATTATGCTGCAGCAGGTGCACCTTTCACAGGAACAGTGCCCCACCCTTTAGTGGTGAACCCCAACCTATACAAtaacagcagtagcagtagcacaAAGCGAGACAGTGGCAACCCATGA
- the shbg gene encoding sex hormone-binding globulin yields the protein MDYLRKVVVLLLVHQYFGWLTLAGKISGAEVINFANRQPSWAPIMHMCANLSDITSIRSFFEFRTLDPEGTIFYGDTKEGQDWFVLLLRDGTPEMQIGKANILVSVKGGPKLNDGAWHKLELRSEGKYVVLEVNNKVELVVGLESEQTEDKLTGTIRLALGGMLVNEKRLLQPFKPEMDACIRGGNWLNISTLWDTDASWVLRPCFPEIKRGSYFPGTGLAIFNTSDLPGVETEEKGITVEVSGSYHGTILSLQSPGFEYILSEIEGYKENKDLTMELKEGSDSALPLETSKLTLTILKHSLMLNGYTVLQDESFDILSRWREGMLLAFGGVPGEIKDSKGTHPLQGCLEKISIQGEYIDLDQAFFKHISISSHSCPAKALNELT from the exons ATGGACTATCTAAGGAAAGTAGTTGTTTTGCTGTTGGTGCACCAGTACTTTGGTTGGCTAACCTTGGCAGGTAAG ATATCTGGAGCAGAAGTCATCAACTTTGCCAACAGACAACCCTCCTGGGCACCAATAATGCACATGTGTGCAAATCTCTCTGATATTACAAG CATCAGGTCCTTCTTTGAGTTCCGTACCCTTGATCCAGAGGGCACCATATTCTACGGAGACACTAAGGAGGGCCAAGACTGGTTTGTGCTTTTGTTACGCGACGGGACACCTGAAATGCAGATAGGGAAAGCAAATATCTTGGTCAGCGTGAAAGGTGGACCAAAACTCAATGATGGAGCCTGGCACaaa TTGGAGTTACGCAGTGAAGGCAAATATGTGGTTCTGGAAGTGAACAATAAGGTGGAACTGGTAGTTGGTTTGGAATCGGAGCAGACAGAAGATAAGCTGACAGGAACAATTCGGCTAGCTCTTGGAGGGATGCTCGTGAACGAAAAGAGGCTGCTGCAACCA TTCAAGCCAGAGATGGATGCATGTATAAGGGGAGGGAACTGGCTAAACATCAGCACTCTCTGGGATACAGATGCAAGCTGGGTGCTTCGACCTTGCTTTCCTGAGATCAAGAGAGGGAGCTACTTCCCTGGGACAGGATTAGCTATATTTAATACATCTG ATCTTCCTGGAGTGGAGACAGAAGAGAAAGGAATTACAGTGGAGGTCTCTGGATCTTATCATGGGACAATACTAAGTCTTCAAAGCCCAGGTTTTGAGTATATTCTATCAGAGATTGAAGgatacaaagaaaacaag GATCTTACCATGGAATTGAAAGAAGGATCTGACTCTGCTCTCCCTCTTGAAACCTCCAAACTGACACTGACCATACTGAAGCATTCTCTGATGCTTAATGGTTATACAGTGCTCCAAGATGAAAGCTTTGACATCCTCTCTAGGTGGAGAGAGGGGATGCTCTTAGCATTTGGTGGTGTGCCAG GTGAGATCAAGGACTCAAAGGGTACACACCCCCTCCAAGGCTGTCTGGAGAAGATTTCCATTCAGGGAGAGTACATCGATCTTGATCAGGCCTTCTTCAAGCACATATCTATTTCATCCCACAGCTGTCCTGCGAAAGCATTGAATGAACTCACTTAA